TCCAATGAACAGCTCAAGTTGAGGGCCACTGAAATAGAAGAAAAGTTGAGGGGCAGAAGTTCCAAGTGTTTTAAGTTAGAAAAGGATCTGCTTTCTGGCATcatcactgatgtggcttgagtcactgctgaagcgtgggttcagtcccagaaacttccaaacgCTGTGGccctggccaaaaaagaaagaaagaaatggatctCCTTTCTCACAAGTCAGTGGGGCTTCAACAAACCATTTATTTAGGTTCTTTTCAAAGAATGGGCCCACCTTTTCCTACCATACAtgccaatttttcttttccctctttttagggccatacctgtggcatatggaagttcaggctaggggttgaactggagctgcagctgccggcctacatcacaaccacaacaacataggatctgagcatgtctgtgacctacaccacagctcacatcaatgctgggtccttaacccactgagcagggccagagatggaagctgcatcctcatggatactagtcgggttcgtttctgctgagccactataggaactccccaTACAAGCCCATTTTTAACCCTCCAGCTCCTTGCTGTAATGTGTTTCCTTCCACACCTGGGCAGTTAACACAGACAACAGGTGTGGAAGGAAACCGGCATTTTGAGAGGCACCTACCGAATCCCTGACATTGTACATGACGCTATATATGACTTATCTCAGATATTTGGGGCATTCACCTACAAACTCATATCCTCAGgaaagcacccccacccccccaaaaaaaataaaagaaaggtagAATTTAGGGAAAAGTTCAGTGGCATTGACTTGACTATTTTGGTCTTGCTGTGATTTTTGGATTTGCTCCTTAGTGTGTGGGACCTTGTGTTGTGATCTTTAAGTGCTTGTGTATGTGTTACCTCTTCCATCAGAACACCCAGTAAGCTCCTTGGGCACCAGTACCCCATCCAACCATGTCTACGAACCCAGATCATAGtaaagggcctggcacagagcaggtctACAGGAAGGGTTAAAATAAACGAACAAAGGCAGCAAGAACCAAGAGATTATAGCAGGCTTggttaaagaaaaacaagatatcAGGAATACTCAATAGCtcacaaatcatttttatttataaatatgttcattattttgttgtatttattccCCAGCACTTTTATAGCCATTACTATGTCAGGTACTGTTATAAGTGATTTACAAATACTAACTTATTTAATTCTCCTAAtagccttttttttgttgttgttgttgttgttgttgttgctatttcttgggccgctcccgcggcatatggaggttcccaggctaggggttgaatcggagctgtagccaccggcctacgccagagccacagcaacgcgggatccaagccgcgtctgcaacctacaccacagctcatggcaacgccggatcgttaacccactgagcaagggcagggaccgaacccgcaacctcatggttcccagtcggattcgttaaccactgcgccacgacgggaactcccctaatagcCTTTGTCTACCACCAATGCTGAAGGAGTTTGGCGAGGGAAGGTCATGGGGACTCTGGGATGGTCTGGACGGCTTTATAGCAGTGAAAAGGAGGATTTGATctgctttttaaagaatgtgtagAAATAGGCAAGAAGGTATTGAGCAGGGAATTCAAAGGACAGAAAATGGCATGTGCAAAGGTGTGGAGTTAAGAATATATTCCTCTTTGGGGGAACAGGAAGGGGCCCTCTGCCCAGGTTGCTGAGACTGTCGTAGGCAGCAAACTGAGCTATGAGCCAAGAGCACCAAACATCTGGTAGCTGGGCTTTGGCTTGTTTGTGGATGCACCATGTAGCTTCCCATTAACTCGTGTTAATCCAAGCCACCTAAACAAAGGGGCCCGTGCTGCTAAGAATTAAAAATGGCACAGTTAAAATTGGGCAATACATGATAATAATCACCTCTCCCAGGGTTGGAAAGGTTATCCAAATTCAACCTTGGGGAGCCTGGCTATCTTTTGCAGCATTCATGCCAAATCATCACCCCTAccttcccattcttttttcttcttttgtcatgCTAAATAACCCCACTTCTGTCCTTCAGGCAAATGGGTTTCAAGACTCTTCATCACCCTGTTCATCCTCCTCTAAATGTGGTCCAGTCCCAATATGTTAGCTCTCACCACAGTGGACCCCCTCCTGCAGGTAAAATTGGAGCTAAGGACAGTTGTGCTGCCATCTTCTTCATTCCAAATATTATCCTGTTAATGAAACCTAGGACCACTgtgccctccctcctcttctcaaaAAAGCTATGTTCAATTCCCTATTAgctaaatttgtattttatccaCACGTACTCAATCATACACTGTGCTTGATTATGAATAATTAGGAAGAGTTGGTTATAAAAGAATTCATGGGGGTATTAGTCTTCAAAACAGCTGGAGAGAAAGGCTGAAGGAAGGTGTTCTTATCCTGCCCTTCTTTCtgccacattttctttccttgctgAAAGAAGGACTCAAAGCACCTTCAAGTGAGGAAATGCAGTTCCTAAAATCTGGGTGGAGAAGATTAGTCTCAAGTTGCTGGCAGGACATGTGCTACCTACCAGGCCTCTGACAAGGTGTTGGCGCTCAGGGccctttctcttccttgtctCAGGAACTCCAACATGACCGGGAAGATCTTCACAAATACCCGAGAGCGATGGAGGCAGCAGAACGTCAACAGTGCCTTCGCCAGGCTGAGGAAGCTCATCCCCACTCACCCTCCCGACAAGAAGCTGAGCAAAAACGAAACGCTTCGCCTGGCAATGAGGTACATCAACTTCCTGGTGAAGGTCTTGGGGGAGCAAAGCCTACAGCAAACTGGAGTGGCTGCCCCCGGAAACATTCTGGGCCTCTTCCCTCAAGGACCCCACCTGCCAGACAGGACTCTCCTTGGTGACTAACAGGTTCCATCGCCTGGCCCAAGCCACCACCTTCCATAGTGGGACTCTGGCTGTCATTACCCTGGGCACTGGTTCAGAAGTCACTAGCTGTCAACAGCGATTTGCATATTCCCCAGTTAACTTGATGAATAATGTGTGAGGCACGAATTTATGTTTCATAGGAGGTGGCTTAGGGTCAGCTGCAGGATGCTGAAAGGGGGCCACGAGGGCTTGGGAGTCCACCATCTCCTGGCGGTTCAGGCAGAGCAGCCTGTCTTTGTCTATTTTATAATTCCAAGTTCTGTATAAGatgttgtttgaaaaaaaaaaaaacaacaactatagGTTAAAAACTTGTTTGAAAAATCACTGTTTCACtcaatatgttttcatttataagaaAGGACTTATATCATAATGGATCTTGGATGAATTGAAAATGCTTCCctccaaacatattttaaagtttattttgaaaaatggggGTATTTGATCAAGGGTGAACAACACAggcaaacaaaaagataacccctGCAGATACCAACCTGGAGACTTGTGGGAAAATCTGTGGAGGAAAAACCCTTCTGACACATGAGGATCACAGGAAGGCAGCAGATACATGCAGAAGTGCCCTGCATCCTTATCTCTGTGGAAATGTGAGGCCTCACTTGCATCAGGctgttatatatatgttatatcgAAAGCAAATGTTGGATTATATTTGTGATAGGCAAAGACGTGATAATTTATGACTGTTTACAGTTTTCTTATGAAAACAGCTAAAATAGGTTTTCTAACACCTTAGTTTCACATGTTAGATATTAGATACTAAAGTTTTTAATTCAGCCTGAGTTTGTGCTGATTTAAGACCTGTAACAGTCAAATATAATTATGAAGACCTAAATATTACCTCTTAACAACTCATTTAACAGAGAGTGTAGCAAAAGATTTAGAGTATGTAGAGAATGTAATACCAGACTCTAATGAATTAATGAACATGTAATTTGTCTTCTCTGCTATGGAGCATTATGCTGGGAGGGGCAGTAcccataaatgaatgaaatagcaTGGATCTGACAGAACTTACCATCACATGGCTACCCTGATGATGCTTGGATTCAAAGGTGAATCCCATTGTTGAGCccagaatacaaaaaaatgtcatttgattGTCTCTGGgacattttatttcctcaaagTTCTTGATGGTACATCAATTTTAAAACCTTCTGAACTACAGATAGGAAATTGATGGATTTGAGATTATGAGTTTCCATTGTATACACTATGgaggaatttaaattttatgcCACTCTAGAAAGAAGATATTTGATTTATGAAAGGCTGAAATGACCTCTTTGGTTTGGTGGTAAGAAGAAATCTGGATGAGGCTCTGTCAAAATCTCATTCCCCCAAAATAGCAAGGTCATAATGTCATTAAATTCTACTCAGCATTCATACTTGTAACACAATGCGTTTATCAGAACAGTACATTTTCCAACTAAGTCCTTCTTTTCACCTGCATTCAGTGGATGTCCCCACAGACTCAGAATGGTCCAAGGAAACACATAAGTACAGAGACCAGGGGATTTCCCTTGAACTTGCATTTCTTTCTCATGAGCTTATGTGAACTTAAATTTGCCCCAAACTATCAGTAAGAATACATCTCAAAGCTTTGATAACAGTTGTCAATTGAGTAATATTGCTTACTCTCTCACCTGGCATTAAATCAAAGTacttttgacagttttttttatATTAGCCTCATTTTAGCATCTTGCTGAGGAAGGCACAGACCTCTTTGCCTGAACACAGGATTTTATTGCTCTTCTCAGAGTGAGTGCACTTCTGTGCTGTCAGGGCCATGTCTGTTGTGCACTTAGGGCCTTTACACTGAAATGTCTAACCAAGCACTCCGGAAAGTTGTAAGGCGATTTGGTATCCTTAAATGGGGAGAAACCCTATAGGAAATCCTTATGATAAATGaatagtcatttaaaatattacttaatgTAATTCAtctcttaaattatttcttttgcaaGTTGGATTTTGGTCTATCAAGTTGTGTTAGGTTAAAGTGACTGTCAAAAGGAATTGTAGGTACACGTAGACCAAAACCTTGGCAAGTTATCTGTGAGACTGGAAGCTAGTTCTTAAATCATTCCACAGCTTTCCATGGTGTCCTGTACTTATGGCTTGGTGATTTCAGTAATAAGAATTTATGGTTCAAATGAATTATAGTTCACTGATCTCTTTATGGATCATTTCAGCCCAACAGAAAAGTTTAGACAGACTTTAAAACTCATCTGTGCTACTCTGTTACTTGAAAACAAGTGTTTGTTCTATTATGGGCACCACTGAAAACTTCCAGAAACGAGGTATAAACAAGTCCATTTACTTATGTAGATCATTAGATTGGCTAATTCTActcttcattttatagaggagaaaacagTCCAGATGGTTTTGAAGTAACTTTCCAGCAGTCACATGAATGGGTAGTGGAAACCCAGGACACTGTGGCACATCTCAGTCTTTCTAAGCTCTGTTTAGTCCCTAAGAATTTTAGGATTGAAAACAGACAAGCACAGAATTAGACTCATCTCTTTTCGATGTTGTTCAGTAATCTTCTTTATATGTCTTTTAATTGAAATTGAATTATTGTACTTTGTAGAATATGATTAGAGGTACCAACCAAAGGTTTTATTTGTTGATGTGTTTTGTGAGTTTTTAATCATTGATCCTTATGTGCTATttaactatttattgaaaataagttttttaagaaaagaaattgttcttttttatttttggaaagtatttcaaaaatttaCTACCCACTTAAcctatagattcagtgcagtctatatcaaattaccaatggcattcttcacagaactagagcaaacaattttaaaatttgtgtggaaacacaaaagaccccgaatagccaaagcaatatggaaatggaggaatcaggctccctgatttcagactatacttcaaagctacagtcaacaaaacagtatggtgctggcaccaaaacagaaatatagatctgtggaacagaatagaaacctCAGAGATAAACCTACTCATCTACAGTGAACTAATcattggcaaaggaggcaagaatatacaatggaggaaaaacactctcttcaataaatggtgctgggaaaactgaacagctacatgtaaaaaaatcaaattagaactttctctaacaccatacacaaaaataaaatggattaaagacctaaatgtaaggccagatactacaaaactcctagaggaaaacacaggcagatcACTTTGACGTAAgtgacagcaatatcttttttgatccacctcctagagaaataaataccaaaataaacaaactggacctgatcaaacttaaatgcttttgcacagcaaaggaaaccttaaacagaatgaaaagacaatccacagaatgggagaaaaatttttgcaagtgaagcaactg
The Sus scrofa isolate TJ Tabasco breed Duroc chromosome 1, Sscrofa11.1, whole genome shotgun sequence DNA segment above includes these coding regions:
- the TAL2 gene encoding T-cell acute lymphocytic leukemia protein 2 isoform X2 — translated: MTGKIFTNTRERWRQQNVNSAFARLRKLIPTHPPDKKLSKNETLRLAMRYINFLVKVLGEQSLQQTGVAAPGNILGLFPQGPHLPDRTLLGD
- the TAL2 gene encoding T-cell acute lymphocytic leukemia protein 2 isoform X1, producing the protein MRQRVSGTGPSRTRPRGQGCGGDLVAATKETRNSNMTGKIFTNTRERWRQQNVNSAFARLRKLIPTHPPDKKLSKNETLRLAMRYINFLVKVLGEQSLQQTGVAAPGNILGLFPQGPHLPDRTLLGD